CGCGGGTGCGCCCCGGGTCGCGATGGACGTCGAGTCGGCGGACCTCAGCGGCGTCTCGGGCACGCCCACGTTCTTCGTCAACGGCCGCCGCCACTACGGCGCCTACGACATCGCCTCGCTGACGGCGGCGGTCCGTGCGGCGCGCCAGCGGGCGTCGCTGACGGGGGCGGGCCGCAAGGACTGAGGGGGCCGACGACGTATCAGGCGGTACGGGCCCGCAGGCGTCGCAGCATGCGGGCGTCCTCGAAGCCGACCGCGTGGGCGGCGGCGTCGACGGTGAGGCCGTGGCTGATGAGGTGCTCGGCGCGTTCGAGGCGCAGGGCCTGCTGGTAGCGCAGCGGGGTGAGGCCGCCGGTCGCCCGGGTGAAGAGGCGGGTGAGGGTGCGTTCGCTCACCCCGACGGCGGCGGCCAGGTCGGGCAGGGGCAGTGCCTGGTCGAACCGGGTGTCGAGCAGGTCCTGGGCTCGGTGCACAGTGTCGTCCAGGTGGGACCGGTGGCGGAGCATCGTGCTGGCCTGCGGTTCGTTGCCGTTGCGCCGTGCGTAGACGACCATGTCCCGCGCCACCTGCGCGGCGACGGCGGGGCCGTGCCGGGTGGCGACCAGGTGCAGGGCGAGGTCGATCCCGCTGGCGATGCCGGCGGAGGTGACCACCCGGTCGTCGGCGGTGTAGAGCACATCACGGACGACGACCGCCCGGGGGTAGCGGCGGGCGAGTTCGTCCTGGACGTCGTGGTGCGTGGTGCAGCGGCGGCCGTCGAGGAGGCCGGCCCGGCCGAGCGCGTCGGCTCCGGCGCAGACGCTGGCTACGGTGCCGCCCCGGGCGTGGTGGTCGCGCAGGACACGGAGCGCCGGCTCGCCGATGGCGGGTGCGTCGGCGAGGTCGAGCGCGCGCCAGCCGGGGACCACGATCAGGTCCTCGGGGCCCAGCTCGGGCCAGTCGACCCGGGTCACCAGGGGCAGGCCCTGGGCCGTCGGGACCTGCGGCTGCTCGGCGACGTAGTGGAGTGTGTAGGGGTGCCCGAAGTCGGCGGCCGTGGAGAAGGCCTGCGCGGGTCCCGCGAGGTCCAGCAGATGGACTCCGGGCACCAGGAAGAAGACGATGTGGCTCACGATCCGGTCATCATGCCCGAGAGCCGGCCGCTGCTTCCAGTTCGTCGACGGTGGCGATGGTGGCGAACCGTCCGGCCAGGGCGTACTCGGTGCGCCGGACGATCTCCTCGGCGCTCAGGGTGCGCGGGTCGGCCAGCAGCTCGGCCACGGACTGTCCGGCGGGGGCGTCGCGGTGTGCGATGGGGTTGGTCGCCGTGGCGTCGGTGACGAAGGTGACCCGGTACCCGAGGTCGCTCGCGACGCGGGTGGTCGTCTCGACGCACTGCTCGGTGCGAATGCCGCAGACGACGAGTTCGCGGATACCGCGTTCGGTGAGGAGTTGCTGCAGGTTGGTGGTGGTGAAGGCGTTGTGCGAGGTCTTGTGGACGAGCGGTTCGCCCTCCTCGCGGTGGAGCTCCTCCAGCAGCCGGACGTGGCCGAGCGCGGGGTCGAACACGCCGCCGCTGCCCGGCTCCGAGTGCAGTACCCACACCACGGTGTCCCCGGCCTGCCGGGCGAGGCGGACGAGGCGGTCCACCTGGTGCGCGATCTTCGGGCGGGAGATGGTCTCCCACAGCGGGCCTGCGCGGAAGGATTCCTGGACGTCGATGACGACGAGTGCTCGGCTCATGGGTCCACTCTGACGGGCGCGGACACAGCGGCGACAGGCCTCATCGGGTCCACCCCCGGACCGATCCGGTCACGAGCCCCACAGACCGCCCTCGACTCCTGCGACCCCGACGAGGAGTCGAGCCGCGCACTCTCCGGCCCGCACGGCGTGCACGGCCGCACTGGAGCGGCAACGCGCCGGGGCGGGGTCGAACCCGACCCGCACCACACCGGCGCGGACAGCCCCGTGACCCCGCCGCCTTCACGACCGCCACCCTCCTGCGTCATGCCCTGATCGATGCCCCTTCGCGACCAGGAGAATGACCCCATGAACCCACTGCTCCACCTCGGCTGCACGCTCGACGAGGTAGATCCTCCTCGATGGCCCGCACCCGGCGCGGATGCCACCCGGCTCGTCCGGACCGTGCACGGGTTGCGGCACAGCAAGCTCGGCGATCTGCGCCCGGGCGACCTGCGCATGCTGGTGGCGCAGCAGGTGGCTCTGCACTGCACCCTCCCGCTGGCGGCGCTTCTGCTGCTCGAAGAGCCGCTGCTCGACGCGACGTTCTATCCGGGTGACCTCCTGCTCACGGCCGTGGGGGCGTCGGAGTCGGCCTGGGCCCTGGTTCCTGATCTGCGTACGCGGCTGAGCAGCGTGATCGCGGCCCTGCCGGACGCCGAGATCGCCGAGCTGCCGCGGGGCTCGGCCGAGGAACTCGCCCGGTTCAGCGGGAGGAGCGCCACACAACCCTGAGCGGGAAAAGGGCAGTTCAGGTTCCGGCGACTCGAAAACTACTTGAGTTCATTGATTGTTGAGCGCCGACGGCTAGGCAAGCGGGATCACTCCACCGATCATCTTGTCATGAACCTGCTGCCCAACCGGGCGGCACCTTCGTGGAGGTGTGGGATGCACCGTAGATTCGCCACCGGCCTTGCCGCCTCGACCATGGCGCTGGCCGCTGTCACCGCGACCGCCGGCACGGCCACCGCCGCTCCTGCCGACAAGCCCCAGATCCTGTCCAGCTGGACGCAGACGAGCGCGTCGAGCTACAACCTCTGGGCCGCGGCACGCTCGAATCAGGCCGCCTGGTCGGCGTACTCGTTCGACTGGTCCACCGACTACTGCTCCTCCTCGCCGGACAACCCCTTCGGTTTCCCCTTCTCCACCTCCTGCGCCCGTCACGACTTCGGCTACCGCAACTACAAGGCCGCCGGATCCTTCGACGCCAACAAGTCCCGTCTCGACAGCGCCCTCTACGAGGACCTCAAGCGGGTCTGCAACGCCTACAGCGGCGCGACGAAGACCGCCTGCACCAGCACCGCGTGGACCTACTACCAGGCGGTCAAGGCCCTCGGCTGACATCGAGGACCAAGTCCAGCCTGACGCAACGGTTGTGGCGTTCCGTCAGTTCCGTCAGACCTCATGGGTGCGCTCCCGCCCGAGGCGTGCCGCTGCCTGACGAGTACCACCCGGTCAGAAGCCTCCGGCCCGACCGCGACCACCCGCATCAGCCCCGCCGTCCTCGCGCCGGCCGATGCGGCGGTCGGGCCGCTGCTCCGACCTCCTCGCCCTCGCCCTCCCCTCCCTGTCCGCCCGGTACCGCCCGTCAGGCACATTCGCGCGGACGGGCCGAGAATGAGGGAGGCGGCTGATCGGCGAGTGAGAGCGCGGGCGGGTGAGCGATGACGGCGGACGACTCGGCACCCCTGCCCGACGAAGTACCTGCGGTTCCCGTCGCACCGACGTCACCCATGGCATCCACTGTTCCGGGGGTATCCGAGGCGTCCGCACCCTCCGCGGCCGGGCACAACGGGCCGCCGCCCCCGCCGACCGGGGTGACGGACGGTCCCGGCCCGTCGAGCGCGCAGGACGTGGCCGCCGACGGCCGTTCGGCGGCAGGCCATGAGGACGGGCGCGGGGACCGCTCGCAGGACGAGAGAGCCACGCTCGTCCAGCTGGCGACACGGCTGAAGGCCGCTCACCCCACGATCGAGGCGTCCGTCGTCGACGACACCGTCACCGCGGCCCACGACGCGTTCCGGGAGGCGAAGATCAGGACGTACGTTCCGATCCTGGTCGAGCGCCGGGCCCGGAACCTGCTCGCCGCCATCGAACGCGAGGGCGCCACCTCCCCGGAACCGCCGTCGCTGTCCGCACCCGCCGCCCCTCCCGGCACCGTGCCCGCCGCCGCGACCGCGTTCCGCGTCGTCAGCGACCAGGGGCCGGCCACCGGGGCCCCCGGCCTCGAGCTCTAGGCCCGCTCACGGGATCTCCTGCTCGGCCCAGATGACCTTCCCCTCGGGTGTGTGGCGGGCCCCCCAGCGCAGGGAGAGCTGCGCCACCAGGAAGAGGCCGCGGCCTCCCTCGTCGGTGCTGCGGGCGTGCCGCAGTCGCGGGGCGGTACTGCTGGCGTCGACGACCTCGCAGGTCAGCCGGGAGTCGAGGAGCAGCCTCAGTCGGATGGGCGGCTCGGCGTAGCGGATCGCGTTGGTGACCAGTTCGCTCACGATGAGTTCCGTCGTCATGGCCAGGTCGCCCAGGCCCCACTCCTCGACGCGGCGGGTGGCCCGGGCCCGTACGTCGGACACGGCCGCGGGGTCCACCGGGACGTCCCACGAGACGACCCGGTCGGCTCCCAGCGTGTGGGTGCGTGCGAGGAGCAGGACGATGTCGTCGGGCTGCGGCACGGGGACGAGTTGGCGGACCGCCGCCGAGCAGAGGGCTTCGAGGTCTTGGTCCGGGCCTGCGAGCAGCTCGCCGAGCCGGGCCATGCCCTGCTCCATGTCGTGGTCGCCCTCGACCAGGCCGTCGGTGTACAGGCCGACCAGGCTGTTCTCCTCCAGCTCGATCTCGTGCGCCTCGAAGGCCATCCCGCCGAGACCGAGCGGCGGGCCGGCGGGAAGCTCGGGGAAGGAGACCTGTCCGTCGGGTCCGACGACCACGGGTGGCGGATGTCCGGCCCGCGCCATCGTGCAGCACCGGGTGACAGGGTCGTAGACGGCGTACAGGCAGGTCGCTCCGAGGAAGGAGGACGCGGATCCGTTCCGTCCGGCCGCCTCGTCATGGGTCTTCTCCTCGCTGAGGCGGAGCACGAGGTCGTCGAGGTGGGCCAGGAGTTCGTCGGGGGGCAGTTCCATGTCGGCGAGGGTCTGTACGGCGGTGCGCAGGCGGCCCATGGTGGCGGCGGCGGTGATGCCGTGGCCGACCACGTCGCCGACCACCAGGCCGACGCGGGCGCCGGACAGCGGGATCACGTCGAACCAGTCGCCGCCGACCCCGCCGGTCGGGTCGGCGGGCAGGTAGGAGGAGGCGATGTCCAGTGCTGTTCCGCCGGTCGGGGGATGGGGCAGCAGGCTGTGCTGGAGGGTGACGGCCGCCGTGTGCTCCCGGGTGTAGCGGCGGGCGTTGTCGACGCACAGGGCCGCCCGTGCCACCACCTCGCGGGCCAGCAGGACGTCGTCGGGCAGGAACGAGACCGGGTTGAGGGAGCGGACGAACGTGGCGAGGCCGAGGGCGGTGTGGCGGGCCCTCATCGGCACGGAGATGAGGGAGTGCAGGCCGAAGCGGCGGATGCTCTTCGCCCGCTCGGGTTCCTCGGCGAGCCACAGCGCGTCGGCCGGGTCGAGAACGGAGAGGAGGACCGGTTCGCCCTCGGTGAGCAGGTGGACGTCGTGCGGCGGCGGGAGGAAGTCGGCACGGTCCCCGATCCGGGCGACGGCCTCCGGGCATCCCTCGCGCACCGAGCTCATCGCGGCGCGCCGCATCTCCGGTGTGACGGAGGCGGGCCCCGCGTCGGACAGCCAGGCACCGTGCCCCTCCGTGCTGAGCACCGACTCCAGGAGGTCGACGACGACGAAGTCAGCGAAGCGGGGCACCGCGAAGTCGGCGAGTTCCTGCGCGGTCCGCAGGACGTCGAGGGTGCCGCCGATGCTGGTGCCCGCCTCGTTCACCAGGGACAGGAGCTCCCGGGCGTTCCACCGCTCGGTGATGTCGAGGACCGTGTAGCACACGCCGGTGAAGGAGTTGTCGGCTCCGAGCAGGGGGAAGAACGAGGTGGAGTAGGCGTGTTGGCGGTACGGGTCGGCCCAACTCCATCCCAGGTACTCGTAGTCGATGACGGGGTCGCCGGTGGCCAGGACCTTGTGCATCAGCCCTTCGATGGTCTCCGACAGGAGGCCGGGCAGCAGTTCGGTGAGGCGGCGCCCGAGGCGCTGGTCGCGGGGGACGCCGCCCAGGTGTTCCAGGGTGTCGTTCATCCACGCGTAGCGCAGGTCCAGGTCGAGCACGGCCATGCCGACCGGCGCGCGGGTCACGAACCGGTCGAGGAAGGCCGGGTCGGCCGTCCATCGCCGGCGCTGGTCCCGCGCCGACACCAGGAAGCACTCACGGCCGTCGATGCCGAACGCCGCGGAGACCCGCAGGTCCACCTCGACGGGCCGCCCGTCCCTGCGGCGCAGGGGGACGGAGCCGCTCCACCCCATGCCGGCGCGGCAGCGGTCGGCGATGCCGGCCACGCGGATCGGGTCCCGGGGCATGGCGAGCAGACGGCCCGCGAAGGTCCCGATCATCTCGGCCGCCGGGTATCCGAGCAGGGCCTCGGCGGCGCGGGTCCAGCCGATCAGCACCCCGTCGCCGGACACCACCACCGCGGCGTCGGTCGACGCGTCGAGAGGTGCGCCCGGTCCCTCGGACACGGACGCGTCGGAACCTTCCTGTGCGGAGTCCATGCAGCTCATCCTCTACAGCCATGTTCCTGCTAGTCCGCGTGTTGTGCACGGCCCGGCGCAGGGCACGGTGCGGGGTGCCGGGTGCGGGAGGACGCCGGGCCGCCCCACGCCGGGGCGTGGCCCCGCGAACACGCGTCGGTGGCCCCCGCGCGGGCCGCTCCCCCGGCCCGGAACACACCGGGCGCTCGGCCCCGTACATGCCAAGAAGGCGCTCTGGAGTGGGCATGACCGGTGTCAGGGCGCAGCATGGAAGAGCCGGGGTAAGGGCCGACGTGCGCTACACCGGCGACAGAGCCGGCACGCCGCGCCGGCCGGTGGAGGAGGGCCAGGGATGACAGCCGATTCCTTGCAGTCCGAGAGCGGGGGCTACGACCCCGACGCGAGCCGGCCGACCGGGCTGCTGGACGTCCTCAGCGTCGCCGCGATGGTTCTCGACGCCGAGGGCCGGATCGTGTTCTGGACCCCGCAGGCCGAGGACCTGATCGGGTACACGGCCGAGGAGGTCCTCGGCAAGTACGCGGCGCGTCTGATCATCCACCCCGAGCACCTCCAGTCCGTGTCGAAGCTGTTCGCCGAGGTGCTGGCGACCGGCCGGAGCTGGGCCGGCGCCTTCCCCATCCGGCACAAGGACGGCAGCACCCGCCTGATGGAGTTCCGCAACATGCGGCTCCTGGACGACCTCGGTGATGTGTACGCCCTCGGTATCGCGGCGGACCACACGCTGCTGCAACGGGTGGAGACCGACCTCGCGCTGTGCGAGCAGCTGATCAACCAGTCCCCCATCGGTCTGGCCCTGATGGACCCCGACCTGCGCTATCTCATGGTCAACCCGGCGCTGGAGCGCATCGACGGCATCCCGGCGGAGGACCACATCGGGCGGCATCTGCGGGAGACGCTGCCGTTCCCCGACGTCGACACCGTCGAGTCCGCGCTGCGTCAGGTGCTGACCACCGGCACTCCGCTGCTCGACCAGTACCACGTGGGGCGCCCGCCGGCGGATCCCGAGCACGAGCACGCCTGGTCCCTTTCGTTCTACCGGCTGGAGGACCCGGGCGGGCGCGTGCTGGGCGCGGCGGCCTCGGTCGTCGACGTCACGGAGCGACATCGCGCGGCCGCCGAGGCCGACCGGGCGCGCCGTCGTCTGGCGCTGATCGCCGACGCCTCGACACGGGTCGGCACCACGCTGGAGGTGGACCAGACCGCCCGCGAGCTGGCGGACATCGCGGTCCCGGAGCTGGCCGACGTGGTCGCCGTCGACGTGCTCGACTCGGCGCTGGCGTGCCGCCGGATGCGCCGTCCGGACAACGGCCCGGAGTTCTTCCGCGCGCTGGCGCTCAAGGCGTCCCATCCCACGGTGGCGTTGCGTGCCGCGGACCCGCCCGGCGACCTGGCCACCTACGAGGGCGACCGCATGGTGACCCTGTGCGTGCACACCGGCAGGCCGGTCCTGGTGCGGCACGTCGGTGAGCAGGATCTGCCGCGGATCGCCCGGGACGCCCAGGCCAGTTCCCTGCTGGCACAGGCCGGCGTCCACTCGTACCTCGCGGTCCCGCTGATCGCCCATGGTGAGGTGCTCGGTGCCCTCGACCTCAAGCGCACCCGTAACCCGGTCCCCTTCGACGACGACGACGTCGTGCTGGCGACGGAGCTGGCGAGCCGTGCCGCGGTCGCCATCGACAACGCCCGCTGGTTCCAGAGCGTCCGCAACACCGCGGTGACCCTCCAGCGCAGCCTGCTGCCCGAGCACCCGCCGAACCTGAACGGCCTGGAGGTCGCGTCCCGCTACCAGCCGGCCCAGGCCACCAGTGAGGTCGGCGGCGACTGGTACGACGTCATCCCGCTGTCGGACGACAGGACCGCCCTGGTCGTCGGTGACGTCATGGGCAACGGGATCGACGCGGCCGCCACCATGGGCCGGCTGCGGACCGCCACCTGCGCGTACGCCGACCTCGACCTCGATCCCGGCGACGTGCTCCAGCACCTGGACAAGATCACCTGCGATCTGGAGCACTACATCGTCACCTGCCTGTACGCCGTCTACGACCCGCACACCCGGCAGTGCCGCGTGGCCAACGCGGGGCACATGCCGCCCGCGCTGGCCCGTCCCGGCACCGCTCCCGTGCTGCTGGACCTGCCGCCGGGCGCCCCGCTCGGCGTCGGCGGCATCCCCTTCGAGACCACGACGGTCGACCTGGCCGCCGACGATGTCCTCGTCCTGTACACGGACGGTCTCGTCGAGACCCGCCTGCACCCCATCGACGACCGCCTGAACGTCCTTCTGAGCTTCCTCGACGAACCGGGTCGGCCACTGGAGGAACTCTGCGACCTCCTGCTGTACGGCCTGCGCAATTCCGACGACCACGACGACGTGGCCCTCCTCGTGGCACGGGCGACCTAGCCGGCCGTGGAGACGCGCGGCGCGCCGGCGAAGGCCGGGGCACGGGCGTGGTGCGCCGGTGCTACGGCTGCCGTTTCTTCTCGTCCTTGGAGCGGCGGTGGGAGACCTGGTCGCGGGTGGAGCGCCAGCGGGAGCGTGCCTGGTCCACGACGCTGTCCCACTGGCGGCGGATCTCGTCGTCGGACGGCCGGTCGCCCGCCCGGATCCGGACCAGTTCGTCGCGCATCTCCCGCCCCAGCGCGGCGGACGCGACGATGACGAACATCGCGGCGAAGAGCGCCGAGATCATCGCGAAGACGGCGCCGACCGCTCCGTAGCGCGCGGCGTAGGAGTTGAACAGACGCGGGAGATAGATGGAGGCGCCCACCGAGTAGACGGCCGTGAGCGCGGCGGCCGTGACGCCGAAGGGCAGGAGGTCGCGCCAGGGGATCCGCTTCGCCGACAGGGCGGTGCCGCTCCACACGAGGAAGGCGATGCTCACCGGCACTTCGCAGACCGAGGCCACCACGCCCAGGGGCTTTCCGCCGAGTGTCGCGTGCATCCAGCCGGTGACGGCCGTGTAGCAGGCGAGCGCGAGGATCCACGCGAGGCCGTTCCGGGTGTTGCGGACGCTGAGCGGGGTCAGTTGCCAGGTCTGTTCGAAGAGGCGCTGGGTGGCCCGCGCGAAACTCAGCACGGAGATGATCAGGAAGATGCCTCCGAAGATGCCCACGCCTGCGCTGGTGCCGTCGGCGGGGGCGAGGAGCGACCTGACCGCCTCGGCGCCCTGCCCGGTGAGGCCGTAGCGCTTGATGATCCGTTCGGCGGCGTCGTAGTCCGAGAAACTGCTGAGGACGGCGCCGCAGAGGATGCTGAGGGGGATCACCGCGGTCAGCGCGCTGGAGGCCAGGGCCATCGAGCGGTCGAAGCCGACGATCTTCTGGAAGCGGTTGAGGACGCGCAACGCGAACGCGGGACGCAGCCAGAACGTCAGCGTCCTGACGAGGCGTTCACGATTGATCCCCGCCGTGCTGTCCTCCGTGATCTCGGGCCCGGTGTGGCGCTGCGAGCGTAACGGACAGGCGCCCGGGCGGCGCGGGACGACACGGGCCCACCGTCCCGCGTACGGCGGGATGGGCGGGCGCGACGACGGCGGGCCTACGTGAGGACGAGGAACCGCAGGGCCGTGACCGCTCCGACCTCCCGTACGCCGATCCTCTTCAGGGCGATTCCCTCCACCTCGGGGTCGTCGAACAGCCGGAGTCCTGAGCCCAGGAGTACGGGCACCACGTCGAGATGGAGTTCGTCGGCGAGTCCGGCCCGCAGCGTCTGACCGATCACGTCGGCGCCGAGGACCTGGACGACCCGGTCCCCCGCGGCGGCCCTCGCCTGCCCGATCGCCGACTCGATCCCGTCGGTCACGAAGGTGAAGGTGAGGTTCTCGTCCTGCTTGGGCATGACCCGCGGTGGTGTGTGGGTCAGGACGAAGAGCGGGACCTGGAACTCGTAGGCGCCGACATAGGAGTCCGGGTCCTCGGCCATCGCGTACGAACGCCTGCCCATGACGACCGCGCCGGTCTGCTCGATCAGTTCGTCCATGTACGCGCTGCCGCGGAGTGTCTCCGGGTCGGAGAGGCGCGCGGCGCTGCCCTTGCGGTCGGCGACGAAGCCGTCCAGCGAGATGGCCATGCCGGCGTGCACGGTTGCCATGGGTGGTCCTTCCTTTCACCGATGCCGAGGAGACGGGTCGAAAACGCTCCGTCGCAGGGGCAGACTCCGGAGCGGAGGACAACTCATCGGTCGTTCCGGACCCGCGCGACGGGTGGGGTGCGATGCCGACCCGGCTGTCGAGGGCGGATACCTCCCCTGCCTATGTCAGTGGTCTCTTCTACGCTCCGGATCATGAGCGGATGGTTGCGGAACACCGAGGTCCTGGTCGAACAGGCCGCCCTGTACCGGGAACTCGCCGAGCGCGGTGAGTTGCTGGAGCTGTCCCGCGCGGTGATGCGGGCCGCCTGCGCCAACGGCTCGATGACGGGAGTCGGTGTCGCGAACATGGACCTTCTCCGCGCGCTTCCCGACGGCGACCGGACGGAGCTGGCCGCGCTGTGGGCCGAGTGGCACGCGCGTGTGGAGGACGACTGGACAGCCGGGGAGTTCCGGCGGGATGTCGACTACCTCCGCACCGAGCTGCTCATGGCGGCCTCCGGCGTGGCCCGCGGCCTGGACGGTGACCCGCTGGCCGCCGAACGCGGCGCACAACTGGCCCTGCTGGGCGACCAGTACGTGGTCTGGTCGCACCACCGGATCTGGGAGCTGGTCGACGCGGAGCTGACGGCCGGACGCGTCCCCGGCCCGGCGGTACTGGCCGCCTTTCGTCGCACCGCCGCGGCAGCGACGCTGCCCGGATTCCGGCGCACCCAGGTGTCGGCGAACGCCGCCGAACCCGGCATGCGCAGCGTCATGGAGCGCTGGCCCGGCCCGGTGCTCAACTCCGGAGAACCGTGGGCCGATCAGGCGCTCAAGGAGACTGCCGTGGGCGGTGAACCGTGGCTTCGGCTGCTGGCCCACGCCGCTCCGGCGACCGCGAGCGCGCCGTCGGCGGCCTGGAGACGGACCGCGGCAGCCCTGATCGAGGAGGTCGGCTGCGACGCGGTGCGGGCGGCTGTGCCACGGTGGTTCGCGGCGGCCACCCTTCCGCGTACGGTCCCGCTGGTCGGCCATCCGCATCTGCCGTTCGACGTGAACACCCGTTTCGACACCTACAACTCCCATGTGCTGCGCGGGCTGGCCTGGACGCTCGCCCTGCTCCCCACCGGGCCGGACATCATCGGCGCCCTCGTCGGTCTCGTCGAGACCTCGCTCGACGAGCGGTCCGGCGACGGCCCCCGTGCCCCGCACGTGGCGGAAGCGGGGATCGTCGCTCTGGCACTGACTGGGGACGGCGTGGCGCGGGCCGAACTGGAGACACTGCGCGGATGGGTCTCGCACAAGGGCACCGTGCTGCGCATCGGCAAGGCCCTCGGAGGGGCGTGGACAGGGGCCAGTCGCTGACACACCTCCGACGACGGCGCCGTTCCGGGGAGGCACGGCAGCGGGGGTCCCGACCGACCGCGTCGGGCCGGCCGGGTGGGTGGCGACATCGTGGACGGGAAGGGCTCAGTCGTCGTCCGACAGGGCGAGTTCGGCCCAGATCGTCTTTCCGCGCGGTTCCGGCCGGGTCCCCCAACGTCGGCTGACCTGCCAGGTGAGGTAGAGGCCCCGGCCGCCCTCGTCGGCGTCCTCGGCGTAGCGGAGGTGCGGCGCCGTGCTGCTGTCGTCGGTCACCTCGCAGACGAGGACGGGCCCGTCGAGGATGAGGCGCAGTCCGATGTCGCCGTCCGCGTACCGGATGGCGTTGGTGACCAGTTCGCTGACGACCAGGCTGGCGGTGAACGCGTGCTGCTCGAGACCCCACGCGGCCAGTGCCTCTTCCACCGCGTCACGTGCCTCGCCCGCGCTCTCTGGACGGTGGGCGAGGGTCCACGAGCGGACCTGGTCGGGCCCGAGGACACGGGTGCGGGCCAGGAGCAGGACGGCGTCGTCGCTCTCCGCCTTGTGCGGCGTCAGGCTGTAGAGCACCTCGTCGCACATCTCCTGCAGGGGCCGGTCGGTGGGCAGCAGGACGTCGGCGACGGACGCCAGCTGCTCCTGCGCGTCGTCCGACACGGACCGGAGCATCGCGGTGTTGGACAGCAGCAGGACCGAGCCCTCCGCGAGCTCGAACTCGGCTGTTCCGTACTTCGGCATGCCACGGCCGAGCGACGGCCCCACCGGCACCGTGGCGTACTCGACGCGGCCGTCGGGGAAGGCGACCACGGGCGGCGGATGCCCGGCACTGGCGACGGCGCAGCGGCGTGTGACGGGGCTGTAGACGAGGTACAGACACGTGGTGTGCTCGTCGGACGGGTCGTGTTCGGTGGGGTCCGTGTGGTCGGGCCGTTCTCCGCGCAGCCGGGTCACCAGGGCGTGCAGGCGGTGCAGGACCTCGTCCGGTGGCAGGTCGAGGACGGCGAGCGCTCCGATCGCGGCCCGGACCTCGCCCATGGTCGCGGCGGCCTGCAGACCCTGGCCGGCCGTGTCGCCGGTGACCAGGGCGACCCGTGCTCCGGACAGCGGGATGACGTCGAACCAGTCGCCGCCCGCGCCGAGCGGGAAGTAGCTGGACGCCGTCTCCACGGCGGTGTGCCCCACCACCTGCGGCGGACGCAGGCTGAGTTGCAGGATGCGGGCGGCCGAGCGTTCCCGTGTGTAGAGACGGGCGTTGTCGAGGCA
The window above is part of the Streptomyces sp. NBC_01428 genome. Proteins encoded here:
- a CDS encoding YhjD/YihY/BrkB family envelope integrity protein, with the translated sequence MRVLNRFQKIVGFDRSMALASSALTAVIPLSILCGAVLSSFSDYDAAERIIKRYGLTGQGAEAVRSLLAPADGTSAGVGIFGGIFLIISVLSFARATQRLFEQTWQLTPLSVRNTRNGLAWILALACYTAVTGWMHATLGGKPLGVVASVCEVPVSIAFLVWSGTALSAKRIPWRDLLPFGVTAAALTAVYSVGASIYLPRLFNSYAARYGAVGAVFAMISALFAAMFVIVASAALGREMRDELVRIRAGDRPSDDEIRRQWDSVVDQARSRWRSTRDQVSHRRSKDEKKRQP
- a CDS encoding dihydrofolate reductase family protein, coding for MATVHAGMAISLDGFVADRKGSAARLSDPETLRGSAYMDELIEQTGAVVMGRRSYAMAEDPDSYVGAYEFQVPLFVLTHTPPRVMPKQDENLTFTFVTDGIESAIGQARAAAGDRVVQVLGADVIGQTLRAGLADELHLDVVPVLLGSGLRLFDDPEVEGIALKRIGVREVGAVTALRFLVLT
- a CDS encoding SpoIIE family protein phosphatase, with amino-acid sequence MDPSLGGHDGPKTQLELAVLGTLFTESPIGLHVLDPDLCLVRFNRAARHIRAFPLDDAVGRHPRDWAGDFYSGAFETMLRDVLSNGVAVLDVEARGHLTPGSPETVLSISTFRLEDPAGTVLGVMAAIVDVTDQHRATARLELLERASGHIGTTLDIFRTAQEFADAMVPALADVVAVEVLDSVLRGEVSAPGAAFEHGALRCTGVSASVPEPAERLPAIGEAIGLMFGTPFSQSLSDLQPRLVAELTSGTGWPNHEAVRGRRMLEAGAHSLLVLPLAARGAVLGVAHCYRDRTPGAFDEDDLALASELADRAALCLDNARLYTRERSAARILQLSLRPPQVVGHTAVETASSYFPLGAGGDWFDVIPLSGARVALVTGDTAGQGLQAAATMGEVRAAIGALAVLDLPPDEVLHRLHALVTRLRGERPDHTDPTEHDPSDEHTTCLYLVYSPVTRRCAVASAGHPPPVVAFPDGRVEYATVPVGPSLGRGMPKYGTAEFELAEGSVLLLSNTAMLRSVSDDAQEQLASVADVLLPTDRPLQEMCDEVLYSLTPHKAESDDAVLLLARTRVLGPDQVRSWTLAHRPESAGEARDAVEEALAAWGLEQHAFTASLVVSELVTNAIRYADGDIGLRLILDGPVLVCEVTDDSSTAPHLRYAEDADEGGRGLYLTWQVSRRWGTRPEPRGKTIWAELALSDDD